The following nucleotide sequence is from Pseudonocardia abyssalis.
CAAGGTCGAGCAGGGCATCCCGGAGGACGACCCCCGCAACGCCGCCACGATCGCCGACAACGTCGGCGACAACGTCGGCGACTGCGCCGGCATGGCCGCGGACCTCTTCGAGTCCTACGCCGTGACGCTCGTGGCCGCGCTGATCCTCGGCACCGCCGCGTTCGGTCTGCAGGGCCTGCTGTTCCCGCTGATCGTGCCGGCCATCGGCGTGATCACCGCGGTGATCGGCATCTACATCACCCGCACCCGCCCGAACGAGGGCAGCCTGAAGACGATCAACCGGAGCTTCTACATCTCCGCGGGGATCTCGGCGCTGCTCAGCGCGGTCGCGGCCTACGTCTACCTCCCGGGCACCTTCGAGGGGCTGACCAACCCGACCGACGCCACGGTCGTGGGCGACATGGCGGGCTCCGACCCGCGCCTGCTGGCCACGGTCGCCGTGATCATCGGCATCGTGCTGGCCGCGGCCATCCTCAAGCTCACCGGGTACTACACCGGCACCGAGGACAAGCCCGTCCAGGACGTCGGCAAGTCCTCGCTGACGGGTGCCGCCACGGTCATCCTGTCCGGCATCTCGATCGGTTTCGAGTCCGCCGTCTACACCGCGCTGGTCATCAGCGCTGCCGTGTTCGGCGCGTTCGCGCTGGCCACGGGCTCGATCACGGTGGCCCTGTTCGCGGTGGCGCTGGCCGGTACCGGCCTGCTCACCACGGTCGGCGTCATCGTCGCGATGGACACGTTCGGCCCGGTGGCCGACAACGCCCAGGGCATCGCCGAGATGTCGGGCGACGTCTCGGGCCCTGGCGTCGACATCCTCACCGAGCTCGACGCGGTGGGGAACACGACGAAGGCCATCACCAAGGGCATCGCGATCGCCACGGCCGTGCTCGCGGCCACCGCGCTGTTCGGCTCCTACCGCGACGCGATCACGGTGGCGCTGGCCGAGGCGAACGTCGCCCTCGGTGACGTGGGCACCGCGTTCGCCTACGAGGTGTTCGCCCCGAACACCCTCGTCGGCGTGATCATCGGTGCGTCGGTCGTGTTCATGTTCTCGGGTCTGGCGATCAACGCCGTCACCCGGGCCGCGGGCGCGATCGTGTTCGAGGTGCGTCGCCAGTTCCGGGAGAACCCGGGGATCATGGACTACTCCGTGCGCCCCGACTACTCCCGCGTCGTCGACATCTGCACCCGCGACTCGCTGCGCGAGCTGGCCACCCCCGGCCTGCTCGCCATCCTGTCGCCGATCGCCGTCGGCTTCGGTCTCGGCGTCGGCCCGCTGGCCGGCTACCTGGCCGGCGCCATCGCCACCGGCACCCTGATGGCCGTGTTCCTGGCCAACTCCGGTGGCGCGTGGGACAACGCGAAGAAGCTGGTCGAGGACGGCAACCACGGCGGCAAGGGCTCGCCCGCGCACGAGGCCACCATCATCGGTGACACCGTGGGCGATCCGTTCAAGGACACCGCCGGCCCGTCGATCAACCCGCTGCTCAAGGTCATGAACCTGGTCGCGGTGCTCATCGCGCCGGCCGTCGTGGCCCTGTCGGTCGGCCCCGCGGCGAGCCCCGTGATCAGCATCGCGATCTCGCTCGTCGCGGTCGCGATCATCGCCGGGGCGATCATCGTGTCCAAGCGTCGTTCGACGTCGATCACCGACACCCCCGCGGAGAGTGCGGTCGCCTGACCCCACCCCTCGCAGTCCGGAGGCCGTCCATCCCACGGGTGGGCGGCCTCCGGCGCGTCGGGGGTCGGCAGGGTCGAACGTGTGTTCTATCCTGCGGGGCGTGCCGCAGCTGTCGCTGTTCTCCGCCGACGCGCGCCCGGCCGGGGTGCGCGATCTCGGCGGCCTGCTCTGCGGGCCGGGCCGGATCGCCCGCTTCGGCGCGGGCGACCAGGCCCGCCTCTCGATCGTCGTCGTCGACGCCGCGCGCACGCCGGCCGTCGTCGCCGCGTGCGCGGCCACCGGCATCCCGGTACGGCCCGTCAGCACCGAGTCCGGCGCGGTCGTCCGCAGCGCGTTCCGCTGCGACCTCGTCGGCCTCGCAGCCGAGTGGACCCGGGGAGCGGACAAGGCGGTGCCGACGGGCTGGCAGCTCGACGGCGCGGCACTGCGCCTGTGGGCACTGGCCGCGGGCCGCCCCGACGACCACGGCGGCTACCTCCTGATGCTCGACCCGGACGCTCCCGGGACCCACCTCCCGCTGCTCGCGGCCACCACCCGCCTCGGCATCCCCCCGGCGCGGACGGCCTGCGGCACGGCCCTGCGGATCAGCGGGACGAGACGGGTACAGCGGCTCGTCGAGCTGGTCGGACCGGCCCCGTCGGGGGTCCCCGCGGGCGACTGGCCGCGGTGCTGGGGACGCCGGACGAGTTGACAGCGGTGGTTACGCTCCCCCGGCACGAAGCGTCCCGGTGTGACCGAGGCGACACCCTGCGTGGGTGGGCAGGCCCGGGTTCGATGTGTAGGCCGGGAGAAGAGGCACGCATACTGCCAGGGCAGGCCACCGCGCAGCCGCGAAGGAACAGGACAACGTGACAACCGGAACGACGAGCTCAGCACCCGACACCGGGGAAGACACCGGCGCCCCGAAGGCAGGGGGCGGCCGGCGCACCCGCACACCCGCCGCCACCGCGACCGGGCGTCCGACGCGCCGGTTGGTGATCGTCGAGTCCGGCACGAAGGCCGCGAAGATCCAGAAGTACCTGGGCAAGGACTACGTGGTGGAGGCCTCCGTCGGCCACATCCGCGACCTGCCCCGCGGCGCGGCCGACGTCCCGGCCAAGCACAAGGGCGAGGCCTGGGCGCGTCTCGGCGTCGACGTCGACAACTCCTTCGCGCCGCTCTACATCATCACGCCGGAGAAGCGGAGCAAGGTCGCCGAGCTGCGCGAGGCGCTCAAGTCCGTCGACGAGCTCCTGCTCGCGACGGACCCCGACCGCGAGGGCGAGGCCATCGCCTGGCACCTGCTCGACACGCTCAAGCCGAAGATCCCGGTCCGCCGGATGGTCTTCCACGAGATCAGCGAGCCGGCGATCCGCGCCGCCGTGGAGAACCTGCGCGACCTCGACCAGGACATGGTCGACGCGCAGGAGACCCGCCGGATCCTCGACCGCCTCTACGGCTACGAGGTCTCCCCCGTGCTGTGGAAGAAGGTCATGCCGAAACTCTCGGCGGGCCGGGTGCAGTCGGTGGCCACGCGGATCGTCGTGGCCCGCGAGCGCGAGCGGATGGCGTTCGTCTCCGCCTCGTACTGGGACATCGCCGCGCAGATGGACGCGGGCGCCGAGGCCACGCCGCGCCAGTTCGGGTCGCGCCTCGTCGCGATCGACGGCACGCGCGTCGCCACCGGCCGGGACTTCGGTCCCGACGGCAGGCTCAAGTCCGACGCTGCGTCGACAGACGCCAAGAACGGCGCGGTGGCCCTCGACGAGGCCGGTGCCCGCCGGCTCGCCGAGGCGCTGCAGGGCCGCGACCTCACCGTCGAGTCGGTGGAGTCGAAGCCGTACACGCGCAAGCCCTACGCGCCGTTCATGACGTCCACGCTGCAGCAGGAGGCCGGGCGCAAGCTCCGCTTCTCCGCCGACCGCACGATGCGCAGCGCGCAGCGACTCTACGAGAACGGCTACATCACCTACCTCCGCACCGACTCCACGACGCTGAGCCCTTCGGCGATCGACGCGGCGAGGAACCAGGCGCGCGAGCTCTACGGCGACGCCTACGTGCCCGCGCAGCCCCGGCAGTACACCCGGAAGGTCAAGAACGCGCAGGAGGCCCACGAGGCCATCAGGCCCGCGGGTGACGTCTTCCGCACGCCGGGCGAGATCGCCCGCGAGGTCGACGGCGACGACTTCCGGCTCTACGAGCTGATCTGGCAGCGCACGGTCGCCTCGCAGATGGCCGACGCGCGCGGCACCACGATGAGCATCCGGATCGCGGGCACCGCCGCCACCGGCGAGGCCGTCACGTTCGCCACCTCGGGCCGCACGATCACCTTCCCCGGGTTCCTCAAGGCCTACGTCGAGACCGTCGACGACCAGGCCGGCGGCGAGGCCGACGACGCCGAGTCGCGGCTGCCGGAGCTGACGAAGGGCCAGGCGGTGACCGCCGCGTCGCTGACGCCGGAGGGCCACTCCACCAACCCCCCGTCGCGGTTCACCGAGCCCAGCCTGATCAAGCAGCTCGAGGACCTGGGCATCGGCCGCCCGTCCACCTACGCCTCGATCATCAAGACGATCCAGGACCGCGGGTACGTGTGGAAGAAGGGGCAGGCGCTGGTCCCGTCGTGGATCGCGTTCGCCGTCGTCGGCCTGCTGGAGCACCACTTCGGCCGCCTGGTCGACTACGACTTCACCGCCGCCATGGAGGACGAGCTCGACGCGATCGCCGCGGGCACCCAGGGCCGCACGCACTGGCTCTCGGGCTTCTACTTCGGCGGCGACCAGGGCAGCGAGGGCTCGGTGGCCCGCGCGGGCGGGCTGAAGAAGCTCGTCGGCGTCAACCTGGAGGAGATCGACGCGCGGGAGATCAACTCCGTGCCGGTCTTCGACGACGTCGTGGTCCGGGTCGGCCGCTACGGCCCCTACCTGGAGCGGATCCGCGACGGAGCGTCGCAGCGGGCCAACCTGCCCGAGGACCTGCCGCCCGACGAGCTCACCCGCGAGGTCGCCGAGCAGCTGTTCTCGGTGCCGCAGGAGGGCCGGTCGCTGGGCGTCGACCCGATCAGCGGGCACGAGATCGTCGCCAAGGAGGGCCGCTACGGGCCCTACGTCACCGAGCTGCTCCCCGAGCCGGAGGCCCCGCCCGTCGTCGAGGGCGCGAAGCCGAAGAAGGCGCCCGCGAAACCGAAGCCGCGCACCGGGTCGCTGTTCAAGGGCATGTCGACGGAGACGATCACGCTGGAGGAGGCGCTGCGGCTGCTGTCGCTGCCGCGCCTCGTGGGTGCCGACCCGGAGAGCGGCGAGGAGATCACCGCGCAGAACGGGCGCTACGGTCCCTACCTCAAGAAGGGCACCGACTCGCGGTCGCTCACCGACGAGGAGCAGCTGTTCACGGTCACCCTCGAGGAGGCCGTGGAGATCTACAAGCAGCCCAAGCAGCGCGGCCGGCGCACCGCGGCGGCCACCCCGCCGCTGCGCGAGCTCGGCGAGGACGTCAACTCGAAGAAGCCGATGGTGATCAAGGACGGGCGCTTCGGCCCGTACGTCACCGACGGGGAGACGAACGCGAGCCTGCGCAAGGGCGACAGCGTCGAGCAGATCACCGACGAGCGCGCGTCGGAGCTGCTGGCGGAGCGGCGGGCGAAGGCCCCGGCGCCGAAGAAGGCTCCCGCCCGCAAGCCCGCGGCCCGGAAGCCCGCGGCGAAGAAGCCCGCCGCCAAGCGGGCCCCGGCGAAGAAGGCCCCGGTCGAGAAGTAGGGGTTCAGCCCACCAGGAGTGCCTTCACCGCGGCGGCGACGCGCCCGCCGTCGGCCCGACCGGCCGCGGCGGCGCTCGCCCGCTTCATGACCTGGCCCATCTGGCGCGGGCCGGGCTGCTCGCCCAGCTCGGCCGCGGTCTCCTCGACGGCCGTGCGCGCGATCGCGGCCAGCTCGTCGTCGGAGAGCTGGGTGGGGAGGTAGCGGTCGAGGATCTCGCCCTCGGCCCGCTCCTGCGCGGCCAGCTCGTCGCGGCCCGCCCCGGCGAACGCCTCGGCCGACTCGACGCGCTTCTTCGCCTCCTTGGCGATCACCTTGAGCACCTCGTCGTCGGAGAGCTCGCGCGCCTCAGTGCCGGCGACCTCGGCGTTGCCGATGGCCGTCAGCGTCATGCGGAGGACGGACTTGACCAGCTCGTCGCGGGCCTTCATCGCCGCGGTCAGGTCGGTCCGCAGCTGTGCCTTCAGGGTGCTCACGGCACGGGACGCTACTCCCGCCGTACCCTGGGCCGGTGAACAGCTGGGCTCGGCTCGCCATCGGTGCCACCACGACGGGGGCGGCCACCGTCGCCTACGCGGCGGGCGTCGAGCGCCGCCGCTGGACGCTGCGCGAGGCCACGATGCCCGTGCTGGCGGCCGGGACCCGGCCCCTGCGGGTGCTGCACGTCTCCGACCTGCACATGACGCCGGGCCAGCACAGCAAGCAGCGGTGGGTCGCCGAGCTCGCCGCGCTCGAGCCCGATCTCGTCGTCAACACCGGCGACAACCTCGCGCACCCGCGCGCCGTGCCGAGCGTGATGGCCGCACTCGACCCCCTGCTGTCGCTCCCCGGCGTCTTCGTCTTCGGCAGCAACGACTACTTCGGCCCCACCCCGAAGAACCCGGGCCGCTACCTGACGAAGAAGCGGTCGAAGCCGACGGGCGAGCTGCTGCCGTGGCGCGACCTGCGTGCGGCGATGATCGAGCGCGGCTGGCACGACGCCACGCACGCCCGGCTGACGGTCGACGTCGACGGCGTGTCCGTCGCTGTCGCCGGCGTCGACGACCCTCACCTGGGCCTCGACCGGTACGACCGCATCGCCGGCCGTCAGGGCCCCGACCACGGCCTCTCGCTGGGCCTCACGCACTCCCCCGAGCCGCGCGTGCTCGACGCTTTCGCCGCCGACGGCTACGACCTCGTCATGGCGGGCCACACACACGGTGGCCAGCTCCGCGTGCCCGGCGTCGGCGCGATCGTCACCAACTGCGGCATCGACCGCTCCCGCGCCCGCGGGGCGTCGCGCTGGGGCACCCACACACACCTGCACGTCTCCGCCGGACTCGGCACGTCGCCGTGGGCCCCGGTCCGCTTCGCGTGCCCGCCTGAGGCCACCCTGCTGACGCTCGTCGCCCGCCCGGTCGTGGTGCACACCTCGGAGTCGACCCCCGCGAGCGCTGCGTCGGACGTCGGCTAGACTTCATCACGGCCCTCGGGCCATCGGGGTGTGGCGCAGCTTGGTAGCGCGCTTCGTTCGGGACGAAGAGGTCGCAGGTTCAAATCCTGTCACCCCGACCACACGCAAGGCCCTCTGACCAGTAGGTTCAGAGGGCCTTCGGTCTTTCCGGGAGAAGCGTGGACGTCAAGGTCGATCTCAAGCGCGAGCTGCCGTGCTACACCGCGAAGCGCGACGCACCGCAGGTCGTCGACGTGCCGGACCTGCAGTACCTGATGATCGACGGCCACGGCGACCCGAACACCCCCGTCTACGAGGCGGCGGTCTCCGCGCTCTACCCCCTGGCCTACGCGCTGAAGTTCGCGGCGAAGAACGACCTCGGGCGCGACCACGTCGTGATGCCGCTCGAGGGGCTCTGGTGGGCCGACGACCTGGGCAGCTTCACGACCGCGCGGGACAAGTCGCGGTGGGACTGGACGATGCTGATCCTGCAGCCCGACTGGATCACCGCCGCGATGTTCACCGACGCCGTCGAGCGGGTCGGGGCCGGGAAGCGCCGCCCCGAGCGCCTCGACGACGTGCGTCTGCAGTCGCTGTCGGAGGGGCGCTGCGTGCAGGCGCTGCACGTCGGCGCCTACGACGACGAGGCCGAGCTGCTGCGGCGAATCCACGAGGAGTTCCTCCCCCGTCACAGGCTCGTCGCGACCGGGAAGCACCACGAGGTCTACCTCAGCGACCCGCGGCGGGTCGAGCCGGCGAAGCGGCGGACGATCCTGCGCCAGCCGGTCGGGGATCAGCCCGGGAGCCTGCGCCGCCAGTCCTGACCCCGCACGACGAGACGCGCGCCCGCGTCACCGTCCCACTCGGCGACCAGCCTCTGTCCCACGAGCTCGGCCCGGACCCGCTCCCCGACCTCTGCGTCGGCCGATCCGGACCACGCGCCGAACGCCAGGTACAGGTCGGCGTCCGGGTCGGAGAGGCGCTCCGCGTCCTGCTCGTGGAAGAAGACGAAGCCGTCGCTGCGCGGGCCCGGCGGCGCCTCGTCGCGGATCTCGTCCCGCCCGCAGGTCAGGCAGCAGGTGAAGTTCATCCGGGCGACGATCCCGGAGGCCTCCAGAGCCGCGAAGGCGTCGTCCAGGCGGTCGGCGTCGGTGCGCGGCGGCCAGGACTCCTGCTCCGCGAGCCGGGCCCGCCACAGGTCGTCGACGGCCGTGGTGACCGCTGCCGCCGGCAGGCCGGGGAAGTCGTCACCGGCCTGGTCGCCGACGATCTCGACGACGTCGGCGCGCGTGCGGAACCCGGGCAGCACCAGCTCGGCCACGCGCTCGGCGAGCCGCGCCTCCTCGGCTGCCGTGAGGACCGGTGCGGCGGGGGCGGTCGGTGCAGCAGGGGCACCGCGCAGGCGTCTGCGGAGACCGTCGAACACCGGGACCTCAGACGTCGAGCTGGTCGAGCACCCGCTGCGCGGCGTCGAGTTCGGTGCGCAGCTGCTCGACGCGGTCGCGCTGACGCTTCCGCGCGCTCTCCAGCGACGACTCGATCGCCTCGGCGACGGCGGGCGGCAGGGACCGGGCGGCGGTGGCGACGTCGGCGGCCGGCACGGGGGCGGCGGGCACCACCCGCTTCGTGCCCACCCGCACCTCGACGGTCCACTCGCCCTCGGCCGTGGCCTCCAGCGTGACCGTCATCCCGGACGGGCGGGCGGCCTTGCCCCGTGCGGGACGGGTGGTGGGGACGGGCGCCGCGGCCGGGTCGGACGCCGGGACCCTCGACTCCGCGCCGGTGGGCGTGGCGGCGGCCTTCGCCGACCGCGCGGCGGCCTCGGCCGGCCTCGCGGCCGCGGAGGAACGCCCACCGGCCGCACCCGGCTCGGCCGGCTTCGTCGCCGACGCACCCGGCTCCGCCACGGCCGCATCGGGACGGGACGTCGGCCCGGTCGAGCGAACCGACGCCGCGGCCGGGCGAGATGCCGCCGCATCCGAGCGAGGCGGTGCCGCGGCCGGGCGGGGGGCGGGCGAGTCGGACCGGGGCGCGGGCGCCGACGCACGGGGGGTCGTGGCCGGCTTCACCGCAGGCGCCCCGGTCGACCGGGCGGGGCGGGTGCGGGTGAGCTCGTTGGGCGAGCAGAACATCGTGTCGCGCGACCCGGCCGGCCTGACCTGGATGAAGTCGCCGTCGGACGGGTCGCCGACCGCGGAGACCTTGGCCGATCTCCCTGCGGGCACGCCGACCGCGGCCGCGGTGAACCACACCGTGACCGGCTTCCCCGCGGCCGCCGCCTCCCGCACGGCCACCACGTCCTGCTCCGTCAGCGCACCCGGTGCCGCCATCTCGTGATCTCCCTCGACTCGTCCGTGCGCATCATGCCCGGCACCTCCGACAGTCCCGACCGGTGTCGTCGCAACGTGGCTGCGCCGGCGGGACGGACGCCGCGCACGCAGGTTGCAGCGGGCCGCCGACAGCCGCTCGCTGATCCTCGACGCGGCGCGCGAGGGCCTCGTCCGCGACGGCTTCCGCGGCACCACGACCGTCACCATCGAGGCCAGGGCCGGGGTGTCGCATGGAAGCGGCTGCTGCGCCGGATGCTGGACGTGGACTAGGCGACCAGCTCCGCCACGACCTCCAGCTCGGCCCGGCCCCCGCCGACGACCATGGTCGTGACCAGCGACGACCGCCAGTGCTCCAGCTCCTCGGCGATCTTGCTCCGCGGCCCGACCAGCGCGATCTGCTCCACCATCGACAGCGGCACCGCGGCGGCGGCCTCGTCCTTGCGCCCGGCCAGATAGGACTCCTGGATGCGGGCGCACTCGGCCTCGAAGCCCATGCGCGCGAACACGTCGTAGTGGAAGTTCGCGCCCTTGGCCCCCATGCCGCCGATGTAGAGCGCGAGCATCGGACGGACCCGGTCGGCCGCCGCGGTGACGTCGTCGTCGACCACGACGTGCACCATGCAGACGACCTCGAAGTCCGCCGCCGTGCGCCGCGCCCCCGGGCGCGCGAAGCCCTCGGCGAGGCAGTCGCGGTAGAACGCGTCGTGGCGCGGCGCGTAGAACAGCGGCTGCCAGCCGTCGGCGATCTCCGCGGCGAGCGCGACGTTCTTCGGGCCCTCGGCCGCGAGCAGGATCGGCAGGTCCTCGCGCAGCGGGTGGATCGTCGGGCGCAGCGGCTTGCCCAGCCCGGCCCCGCCGGGGTGCGGGATCGCGTAGTGCTCCCCGGAGAACTCGACGCGCTCGCGCGCCAGCGCCGACCGCAGGATCTGCACGTACTCCCTGGTCCGCGCGAGCGGCTTCGGGTACGGCTGCCCGTACCAGCCCTCCACGACCTGCGGCCCGGACGCGCCGATGCCGAGCACCGCGCGGCCGCCGGAGAGGTGGTCGAGCGTCAGCGCGGCCATCGCCGTGGCGGTCGGGGTGCGGGCCGACATCTGCACCACCGAGGTGCCCAGCCGGACGCGCGAGGTGCGCGCGCCCAGCCAGGCCAGCGGTGTCAGGGCATCGGAGCCGTACGCCTCGGCGGTCCAGATCGAGTCGAACCCGAGGTCCTCGGCCGCCGCGACGCGGTCGGCCGCCTCCGGGTCGGGGCCTGCGCCCCAGTACCCGAGCGCGAGTCCGAGGTCCATCAGAGGGAGTCCACGAAGAAGTCGAGCTCCGGGTCGTCGGTGCCCCCGTACTCGGAGATGTCGGTCTTGCCGGACCGCGCGAGTGCCTCGACGTCGAGGAAGATCTGCCCGGTCGGGCGCTCCGCGTCGGTGAGCAGCGCGACGGCTGCGTCACCCATGATCTCCACGGAGCGGGCGCGGGTCGCCGCGTCCTCGCCGCCGAGCAGGTTGACCACCGCCGCGGTCGCGATCGTGGTCTGCGGCCACAGGCAGTTGGCGCGCACGCCCTTCTCCGCGAACTCCGCGGCGAACCCGAGCGTCAGCAGCGTCATGCCCATCTTGCTCAGCGCGTACGCCGGGAACTTCCCCAGCCAGTGCGGAGCCAGGTTGATCGGTGGCGACAGCGTGACGATCTGCGCGTCGTCGCTGGCGAACAGGTGCGGCAGCGCGGCACGGGTGAGCTGGAAGGTGCCCTTCGCGTTGATCTGCTGCATCAGGTCGTAGCGCTTGGGCGTGAGGTCCAGCGTGCCGGCCAGGTTCAGCGCCGAGGCGTTGTTCACGACGATGTCGACGCCGCCGAACGTCTCCACCGCGGTGGCGACGGCGCGGGCCACGTCGGCCTCCTCGCGCACGTCGCCCACCACCGCGACGGCGTGACCACCCGCGGCCTCGATCTCCGCGACGGCGGTGTGCACCGTGCCGGGCAGGCGGGGGTCGGGCTGGTCGGTCTTGGCCAGCAGGACGGCGTTCGCGCCCTCCTTCGCCGCGGCGATGAGGATGGCCAGCCCGATGCCGCGGCTACCGCCGGACATCACGATGGTGCGGCCCTTGAGGGAGTCGGTCACATCAGCTCCAGGATCGACGGACACAGTCAGGGCTGACCGTATCGGAGCGTGCCCGGTTCAGGGGCGGGTCGCCCGGACGAGCCATGCGGCGGAGTCGAACTCCACGCCGCGTGCGGTGCGGTGGTCGGCGAGCGCGGCGCGGAGGGTGTCGAGCGCGGCGGCGCGGGTGGCGTCGTCGAGGTCGGCGAGCATCCCCGCCTGCTGACCCGCGACGAACCGGAGGGCGTCGTCGGGATCGGTGCCGAACCACATCGGCTCGACCACGCCGCTCACGGTGACGTCGGTGAACCCGGCCCCGGTGAGCAGGGCCCGCACGACGTCCGGCTCGCTCAACGACAGCGGGCTCGGGCCGGTCGCCGGGATCGGGCCGGCCGCCACCGCACCGCGGAACGTGCGCATCCACTCCTGCCGCTCGTAGCCCTGCCAGGTCAGCAGGACCAGCCGCCCACCCGGCCGTAGCGCGCGGGCGATGTTGGCGAACGCGGCGGGCGGGTCGCCGAAGAACATCGAGC
It contains:
- a CDS encoding class I SAM-dependent methyltransferase — translated: MDASNVDQLRAWDGPTGDFWADNADRFDAGVARYREPFLDAAAIGPTDAVLDVGCGAGQVTRDAARRATAGSALGVDLSARMLDLARRTAAAQGVGNAVFRHADAQTHAFDPGWFDVVVSRHGSMFFGDPPAAFANIARALRPGGRLVLLTWQGYERQEWMRTFRGAVAAGPIPATGPSPLSLSEPDVVRALLTGAGFTDVTVSGVVEPMWFGTDPDDALRFVAGQQAGMLADLDDATRAAALDTLRAALADHRTARGVEFDSAAWLVRATRP